A DNA window from Pseudorasbora parva isolate DD20220531a chromosome 5, ASM2467924v1, whole genome shotgun sequence contains the following coding sequences:
- the plekhm3 gene encoding pleckstrin homology domain-containing family M member 3 isoform X1 codes for MECLDVEDISPALEATEDYLHCLADGDGQVRPPKLKEVSTMDKLNSSGVWGLLTGKQSEISPGNMAWAEQTSFSVLGLRHGKRNRARSTNDLAAHAKETNSTTNTSNGGFKRGHNRSRSDVNNRTYTDNGMTAIDKNMLKNMALNDYRDAHKEGSPSLVKQGTLEQREGPWGRWTSCHVELTPCELRLYSLDSSGNQQLCAALSLSHCQGVSAPQTQDGRVLQAVFFNSTRVQLRAPCQWEALEWRRLLWERVLAARPAHRKGEPARANSPTPHEPDPDAATVPTSRPLVRPTALPLFTQHCADVLKAGLLHQLTDLNNWRAFTFVLSRTELQAFPTEGRGPVSEPVLRYQLACCLAVQRDDEDGGTSSRFQAVFPDDVLRLRAESESKTQDWVEALRTAVTAQRPQWENNQVPSGVLMRSKPARERRHREAQRAKRQSVTTSFLSILSCLAVEKGLTAQSFRCAGCQRPVGLSRGKAKVCSYSGWYYCPSCHQDNLFLIPARLLHNWDTNKHKVSKQAKEFLEFVYEEPLLDVQQLNPCLYEHCEALAAVLKLRQQLQSLRAYLFSCRATVAEDLRRRIFPREYLLQHVHLYSLADLQQVIDGKLSPFLSKVIKFASSHVYSCSLCREKGFICELCQNGQVIYPFQENSTRRCEGCGAVFHAECRMRAQPCPRCVRRELHKKPASFWKRHGPHDSPDDEVLDCFELDT; via the exons ATGGAGTGTCTGGACGTCGAGGACATTAGCCCCGCCCTAGAGGCCACTGAGGACTACCTACACTGCCTCGCTGACGGGGATGGCCAGGTACGTCCGCCCAAGCTTAAAGAGGTGTCCACCATGGACAAGTTGAACTCCAGTGGAGTGTGGGGGCTACTGACAGGAAAGCAGTCTGAGATATCACCAGGCAATATGGCCTGGGCGGAGCAGACGTCCTTCAGCGTGCTGGGCCTACGACATGGAAAAAGGAACCGAGCACGATCCACCAATGATTTGGCGGCACATGCCAAAGAGACAAACTCCACCACTAATACGTCCAATGGCGGCTTCAAACGGGGCCACAACCGCTCCCGTTCAGACGTCAACAACCGCACTTACACCGATAATGGCATGACAGCCATTGACAAAAATATGCTCAAGAACATGGCGCTGAACGACTACAGAGATG CTCATAAGGAGGGCAGCCCAAGCCTGGTGAAGCAGGGAACGCTAGAGCAGAGAGAGGGACCATGGGGACGCTGGACCTCCTGTCATGTGGAGCTTACGCCCTGCGAGCTGCGTCTCTACAGCCTGGACAGCAGCGGCAACCAGCAGCTATGTGCCGCCCTCTCGCTGTCCCACTGCCAAGGGGTGAGTGCTCCCCAGACGCAGGATGGACGTGTTCTGCAGGCCGTCTTCTTTAACAGCACCCGTGTGCAGTTACGTGCACCGTGCCAGTGGGAGGCACTGGAGTGGCGTAGATTGCTCTGGGAACGCGTTTTGGCCGCCCGTCCAGCCCATCGCAAAGGGGAGCCGGCCCGTGCCAACTCCCCTACCCCCCACGAACCAGATCCAGACGCGGCGACTGTGCCAACCTCTCGACCGCTGGTACGTCCCACGGCCCTACCACTGTTCACCCAGCACTGTGCCGATGTTCTTAAAGCTGGCCTTCTGCACCAACTCACTGACCTCAACAACTGGAGGGCCTTCACGTTTGTACTGAGCCGAACCGAGCTGCAAGCCTTCCCTACCGAGGGAAGAGGCCCAGTGTCGGAGCCGGTTCTGCGGTACCAGTTGGCTTGCTGTCTGGCTGTGCAGCGGGATGATGAAGACGGAGGCACCAGCTCCCGCTTCCAGGCGGTCTTCCCTGATGATGTGCTGCGCTTGCGGGCAGAGAGTGAGTCCAAAACCCAAGACTGGGTGGAGGCCCTAAGAACAGCGGTGACGGCTCAGCGGCCACAGTGGGAGAATAATCAAGTCCCCAGCGGAGTGCTGATGAGGAGTAAACCAGCCAGGGAGCGACGGCACAGGGAAGCCCAGAGAGCTAAACGACAGTCCGTCACCACTAGCTTTCTCAGCATCCTTTCATGCCTGGCTGTAGAAAAGGGTCTCACTGCTCAGAGCTTCCGATGTGCAG GATGCCAGAGGCCAGTGGGTCTCTCACGGGGGAAAGCTAAAGTTTGCTCTTACAGTGGCTGGTACTACTGCCCAAGTTGTCACCAGGACAACCTCTTCCTCATACCTGCTCGTCTACTGCACAATTGGGACACTAATAAACACAAG GTATCGAAACAAGCGAAGGAGTttctggagtttgtttatgAGGAGCCGTTGTTAGACGTCCAGCAGTTGAACCCGTGTCTGTATGAGCATTGCGAGGCATTGGCGGCCGTCCTCAAATTGAGACAGCAGCTCCAGTCTCTCAGGGCCTACCTCTTCAGCTGCCGGGCCACAGTAGCAGAAGACCTCCGCCGCAG GATCTTTCCAAGAGAATACCTGTTACAGCATGTGCACCTCTACTCATTGGCAGACCTGCAGCAG GTCATAGATGGAAAGCTTTCTCCCTTCCTGTCTAAGGTGATCAAGTTTGCCAGCTCTCATGTCTACAGCTGTAGTCTGTGCCGGGAGAAAGGCTTCATCTGTGAGCTTTGCCAAAACGGCCAGGTCATCTATCCCTTCCAGGAGAATTCCACCAGAAG ATGCGAGGGCTGCGGAGCCGTCTTCCATGCCGAGTGTCGGATGCGAGCGCAGCCGTGCCCGCGTTGCGTACGCAGAGAACTGCACAAGAAGCCGGCGTCATTCTGGAAGAGGCACGGCCCTCATGACAGCCCTGATGACGAAGTGCTAGACTGCTTTGAGCTGGACACCTGA
- the plekhm3 gene encoding pleckstrin homology domain-containing family M member 3 isoform X2 gives MECLDVEDISPALEATEDYLHCLADGDGQVRPPKLKEVSTMDKLNSSGVWGLLTGKQSEISPGNMAWAEQTSFSVLGLRHGKRNRARSTNDLAAHAKETNSTTNTSNGGFKRGHNRSRSDVNNRTYTDNGMTAIDKNMLKNMALNDYRDAHKEGSPSLVKQGTLEQREGPWGRWTSCHVELTPCELRLYSLDSSGNQQLCAALSLSHCQGVSAPQTQDGRVLQAVFFNSTRVQLRAPCQWEALEWRRLLWERVLAARPAHRKGEPARANSPTPHEPDPDAATVPTSRPLVRPTALPLFTQHCADVLKAGLLHQLTDLNNWRAFTFVLSRTELQAFPTEGRGPVSEPVLRYQLACCLAVQRDDEDGGTSSRFQAVFPDDVLRLRAESESKTQDWVEALRTAVTAQRPQWENNQVPSGVLMRSKPARERRHREAQRAKRQSVTTSFLSILSCLAVEKGLTAQSFRCAGCQRPVGLSRGKAKVCSYSGWYYCPSCHQDNLFLIPARLLHNWDTNKHKVSKQAKEFLEFVYEEPLLDVQQLNPCLYEHCEALAAVLKLRQQLQSLRAYLFSCRATVAEDLRRRP, from the exons ATGGAGTGTCTGGACGTCGAGGACATTAGCCCCGCCCTAGAGGCCACTGAGGACTACCTACACTGCCTCGCTGACGGGGATGGCCAGGTACGTCCGCCCAAGCTTAAAGAGGTGTCCACCATGGACAAGTTGAACTCCAGTGGAGTGTGGGGGCTACTGACAGGAAAGCAGTCTGAGATATCACCAGGCAATATGGCCTGGGCGGAGCAGACGTCCTTCAGCGTGCTGGGCCTACGACATGGAAAAAGGAACCGAGCACGATCCACCAATGATTTGGCGGCACATGCCAAAGAGACAAACTCCACCACTAATACGTCCAATGGCGGCTTCAAACGGGGCCACAACCGCTCCCGTTCAGACGTCAACAACCGCACTTACACCGATAATGGCATGACAGCCATTGACAAAAATATGCTCAAGAACATGGCGCTGAACGACTACAGAGATG CTCATAAGGAGGGCAGCCCAAGCCTGGTGAAGCAGGGAACGCTAGAGCAGAGAGAGGGACCATGGGGACGCTGGACCTCCTGTCATGTGGAGCTTACGCCCTGCGAGCTGCGTCTCTACAGCCTGGACAGCAGCGGCAACCAGCAGCTATGTGCCGCCCTCTCGCTGTCCCACTGCCAAGGGGTGAGTGCTCCCCAGACGCAGGATGGACGTGTTCTGCAGGCCGTCTTCTTTAACAGCACCCGTGTGCAGTTACGTGCACCGTGCCAGTGGGAGGCACTGGAGTGGCGTAGATTGCTCTGGGAACGCGTTTTGGCCGCCCGTCCAGCCCATCGCAAAGGGGAGCCGGCCCGTGCCAACTCCCCTACCCCCCACGAACCAGATCCAGACGCGGCGACTGTGCCAACCTCTCGACCGCTGGTACGTCCCACGGCCCTACCACTGTTCACCCAGCACTGTGCCGATGTTCTTAAAGCTGGCCTTCTGCACCAACTCACTGACCTCAACAACTGGAGGGCCTTCACGTTTGTACTGAGCCGAACCGAGCTGCAAGCCTTCCCTACCGAGGGAAGAGGCCCAGTGTCGGAGCCGGTTCTGCGGTACCAGTTGGCTTGCTGTCTGGCTGTGCAGCGGGATGATGAAGACGGAGGCACCAGCTCCCGCTTCCAGGCGGTCTTCCCTGATGATGTGCTGCGCTTGCGGGCAGAGAGTGAGTCCAAAACCCAAGACTGGGTGGAGGCCCTAAGAACAGCGGTGACGGCTCAGCGGCCACAGTGGGAGAATAATCAAGTCCCCAGCGGAGTGCTGATGAGGAGTAAACCAGCCAGGGAGCGACGGCACAGGGAAGCCCAGAGAGCTAAACGACAGTCCGTCACCACTAGCTTTCTCAGCATCCTTTCATGCCTGGCTGTAGAAAAGGGTCTCACTGCTCAGAGCTTCCGATGTGCAG GATGCCAGAGGCCAGTGGGTCTCTCACGGGGGAAAGCTAAAGTTTGCTCTTACAGTGGCTGGTACTACTGCCCAAGTTGTCACCAGGACAACCTCTTCCTCATACCTGCTCGTCTACTGCACAATTGGGACACTAATAAACACAAG GTATCGAAACAAGCGAAGGAGTttctggagtttgtttatgAGGAGCCGTTGTTAGACGTCCAGCAGTTGAACCCGTGTCTGTATGAGCATTGCGAGGCATTGGCGGCCGTCCTCAAATTGAGACAGCAGCTCCAGTCTCTCAGGGCCTACCTCTTCAGCTGCCGGGCCACAGTAGCAGAAGACCTCCGCCGCAG GCCATAA